Genomic segment of Dromaius novaehollandiae isolate bDroNov1 chromosome 6, bDroNov1.hap1, whole genome shotgun sequence:
AACCGTACCTTCATTGCATGACGTAAAGACCAGGCATCATAATAGGTGGTAGGCATGAAGAGTGCTAGAATCAGTTCTTCCACATTTCCACTTAACTCAGACTTCAGATCTTTAATTAAATCCTGTCCAATTATAAACACAAGAAGGGAGTCATAATTATGGGAGCAGCAAAATTATTAGAAATTACTTGAAGTGGCCCTGTTCACAAGTCAGGGCTTACAGCAGGCTTTAGTCTTCAGTTAAAAGTCCAGGTGATCaacaaatatttattctgttCCTGACTGTGCTGAAGTCTAGTGAGCTGTCTTTATAACTCACTCAGGTCAGAATGTCAGAAGTCCCAAGAGATGGATTTTACAGATTTTCTACTACTTTAGCTAAGGAAAATACTGTGATATCAGATCCAAAATTCAAAAGAGTCTGTCTGCTGATTTTCATAGAACATCTGAAGTTCCAATGCTCAAAAGCAAAGCTGAACTGACTGTGGGGAGTGTTAGCCATGTATTCAGATTATATACTGAAAAAACTCAAGCTATCGCTTACCTGTGAGACTGATTTCTACCTTTGTGCTGCTTTTACTGTAaatcttttaacatttttctgttcttataAAGAACTGTGACAGCTCAGCAGCTTCATCATCTCCTCACTAATAAGGTTTTTCTAATTGCTGCCTGTGGGGAAGAACCTATGGTTTTCCACTTCACATTTCTTTTAGTGGGAagaattttctaagaaaaatctttactatgatatttttaaagttcattcaAGGAAAAACCAGGCCTTCATATGATAAAATGAGTAGTAAAGTGCTGAAGTTTATCTTTGCCCTTTGTAACCTTCAAGATTGTGTCAATGGGATATAGATACTGTtagtttcttcttccttccctctatTTTAGGGAGCTCCCTACCAGAGAAGAAATTTGGGATTAAGCAGCTTCAAAACACAAGGCACTCAAAGTACAGCAGTTTATTTTACTACAATCTCCCTGCTTCTAGCTCCTTTCCCTGCCCCTTTTTATGGCTAGTCATTATCTACGGAGTGCTCAAAAAGAGTTGGTGATTTAAACTGTAATCTCAGTTGCAAATTCTGGACATTACATATATGCATACTCCCCCCACACTCAGtccaaaaaataaatttaagcaaTAATGTAGTTAGGTTCTTCTGAAAGATGCTGAGATCACCAATAGCAGTTCTGTTATAGGCCTTTTTTGTTTTAGATCTAAGTTGTCTTCTAGTTTAGCTCAAAGTGCTGTACGtagtttttaatgattttttgcTATGTCTTCTAGAGTTAACTTATTACTGAAATCACATCCTAGACATAAATGTTTTGAGATGCAGTAGAATAGCTAGTCAACTCCTGAAAAAATGCCACAATTATAAAATTGCACTTTAAATTGCCTTTACTGACTTGCAGAGAGCAACTTCTTTAATCTGATACAGATAATTAGGAGTTTCAGAAAGCTAGCTGTAAAGGCATTTCTTATGGTAGTTTTAAGAAAACTGTCTGTCAGAAGTATGCAACGGGAAGAAAGGAGAactaaactgtttattttttcattgaGAAAGAGTCTTGTAGCTAAGACACAATGCAATAGTCCACCAAAATTCCTGTTTATCTGCTGCCTCTTGGGATGCCTAAGTCAAGATCTTTTTCTGCTTAGGTTTACTGAGGGAACCATTGTTATTTATAAGCTGAGATTTGCTAACATTTCTCACAAAGCGCAGACATCactcctttcttttaaaacactggCAAAATGGATGGCAATACCATCTGTAACATGCCATAGTGATCGGAGCACTCACCCAGGAAGGTGGAGACCTCAGTTCAGTTCCCTCCTGCAACAGCTATTTCCAAACCTACTTCTACCTCTTGCAGAATTACCTTAACCACAAACAAGTACGTCAGCctggtggaagagggaagagtcCTCTTTCTGCTGTACTTTTGAAGCTGTACCACTGAGCTAACAAAAATGCCGGATTTTGTGGCAGCAGAAAGCACACAAGGGAGAACAATTGGAGAGCCAGTGCCTATAGCACTCTCTTTGGAAAGGAACTGCATCTTATGGATCATAAAGGAGAGACTGGGTAGGTATCTGCCTGCACCCTTGAAGGGAGCCTGAAGAGTGATGGCAGTAGGAGTTTATGGCTGAATTAATTCAACAAAGTAAGCCCTAGGTGCTCAGTCACCACCAATCCATAacccttttctctgcttctcaggACAAAACTGATTTCAGTGCTAGTTCGCATGCATAAACAACTCTGAGTAGTTTCAGGCACAAATACAAGGACAGTTTAAGCTCGATTATCTTCTACCTGTTGAACATTAAAAATCGAAGAAGTTTGTTTGGTCAGCAACAGAGCCTTCCCCCTCCCAGTCCTACCAGATATCAGGATGATATTGAATGTTAATTATGAGGTTTCCCTAGCTGCTGCACAGCAAGGAATATAACCAgagttgcatttaaaaaaaatcccccaaaccacTCCCCGAGACTAAAATGCAATCAGGCAgttaaagcagcagctggagtaTCCTTTTGTTTACTGATTCAGAACTAGTGACCATACCTTGCCATACATAGTCTTGAAAGATGCCTTGATTTTTTGCCTCTGATCATTGGAGCGGTTAGCTACAACATCAATGATAGCCTGCTCATCAGTTCCTAGGAAACAGAAGGGTAATTTCACGTAAGAACTCAGTAAACCCTTCAAGACTGTCCAGTTTGTAATTGCACATTTGGGCATAGTTACACAAATGCATGACTATCATTTACATCTATTTACCAAATTATCTTAATAGCCTACTCTGACAAAGCGCCCAAGTCATTTTGAAAGTGTGACTCAAAAGctcgaggggaaaaaaaatacacggttaaataaaaactgaagaaaagggcAAAATGGAGTTAACAAATTAGCTCAATAGAAATTTAAGCTTCTATTATGTACTTACCAAACCCCTTCATAGCTTTACGCAGAATTTCTGCATCCCTTCCAGCATCAAAGTTTGGGGCAGCTTGAATTGTGCCCTGGGTATGCTGAACCATTGCTGCAGGCTGAGAGTAGGACAGTTATGTATAACTAGCTATTCTGCACAGTATAAATTTGAATTAAAACTCCGCAGTCAATACTTCAGCTAGAGGAGTCCATCACTTCCCTATTCCTTTCTAACAGAGAAGCAGGATGACACTTAGTTTTGTTAAACAGCTTTGGCCCACCAATACCAGAGCGCTTTTATTAAGTGCGATGGATGAAGATCTACTGCAGAGTATATACAAATACTGTTACCACTGTGTTCAGGTTGTATTCCGAGTGTGGCACTTGGACTTTCTGGGTGTAGGTCTGAGAAAAGAACTGCTATGCAGCTCAAAGAAAGTAACTTTCATCTAAATCTGCCTTGGAACTCTTGATGTAGAACAAACTAAATTGTTTCATTTGCCTAGCTGCAGTGTTCCAGACTTCACTGCGGCAAAGAGATCTTTTTGCACTAAAGGGAAGCTGGTCACTTTGTAAAGCATTTGATAATACAGGACCAGTTTATACCCTTCCATGTCCACCAAACTCTATGGGAAAAGCTATACTAAAATGGCAGTATGTAACTATATGATTGCTTAAATGTAATTATTATATTTTCAAATTGCAAATTAGAGAGGAGTAAATCTGAACCCTACTGAAAGCAGTAGCAACAAATTACTTTTCTGTGTGGCCATTTTATCTTTTTTGGCCTTTAGCACAAAGCCCCAGTAAAAACAGTGGGATGTGCAATCCTCTATCACACATCCCCTGACCATGTTCAGTCCCTACCTTCCTCCACACAACCAGCTGTGAATACATTGCTCTACCAACAGACACAGCAAGGTGAGAAAACTACAGAAGCCACAGAAGTTTGATTATAAAAGAGGATACAGCACATACCGGGCCAGGCATTGGTGATGGTGCTTGTCCACCAGGATACCctattgaaaataaatttaaaaacaagataaaagtaattatttatatttcttctcaTTGCATAAATGCTATCTGAAAATAAAACCATCTATAGACTTAATAAATGACAGCCTGAATGATGCACAAAACCGGTTTCCTGAGTAATGAAACCTATAATGATCAGTAACTGAAGTTCATGCCCTTCAGAATGAAGGCAAGATCATCAATAAATGTTGGTATCCTTGATATACAACAAGATATTccaagcaaaggaaaaatcaCTGTCCCATACTCTCTGCTAAAGGCATattactcattttaaaatgtctagCATATAAGGCATACTATTAACTTTAAAATGTCTAGCATATAAGCTGTAAATACTGAAAATTCATTGGTGCAAAAAGAATTTATGAAACTCAGTTAGCGAAGCAATCATTAAAGAAAGGCTTTTCTACATAAAACACTGCTCTGAATTTCTTCCAAACATGGCTGATTGATACATACATTCCAGGACAAAAACGTTCTTGATGGTAGCTGACCattcaaagcatttaaaatatgacACTGTTTTTAAGCAATTGTGCGCATTTTCCTTTCCACTTCCCCAATATAACAGGGCTTGCGGACACACGGATCTACTCAAGACTGCTGAAAAACGCATAAATTTCTCTGAGCTGCACAGAACAGCCACTCACTGACTGTACACTCTGGATGTTACAGTTCTCATCAGATACTTGCAGTTCAAGGAAAGGTAAGTGCATCAATGACAGGCATCCCTTTTTGATATAATACATACAGAGATGGTTGTCATCTGCCATTCACTGGTCTTGTCAAGTAAGGTGGTAGGACATGTACAGCACATGAACCTCAACAGCTAGAAGTGACGGCCTAATTTGTTACTACCTATCTTGGAATCTCTTGGTTCAACTTTGGATGCCTGAAATTTCTTATATACGACAGTGAAACACCCACATACCTGGAATTTGCGCTGGTCCACCTCCACCATAGCTTTGGGCAGGAGGCTGAGGATAGCCACCAAAGCCAGGGCCAGCGGGAGGCGCACCAAACCCAGGGCCGGTAGGAGCTAGGAGAAGAAAGATTTTAGCATAGTTTATGTTTTCTAGTTGATTTCTGGCAAAATGTAAGCCAGGTACTGATCAGCGTTAGGCAAGAGACTAATGGCAACGTAtcacttcttttctctgtgtctttGCAGCGGCCAGCAATCCAAAAGCATCAAGGCCCTGCTATCAACATACGAGTATTTACTGATGCATGTCAATCTGTCTGGCTATCTAAATACTACTGCCTAAATTGATTACtaaacaaatctgtttttctttactaCTTCTACCAAGCGTAGGGAATGGTTACAACATATAACTCCTGAAGGATAGTTTAACAAAGGATGTTACCTCCAGGATAAGGTGGCATTCCTCCAGCCTGGGGCGCTCCAGGGTAGCCCCCAGGGGCAGGGTAGCCCCCAGGGGCAGGGTATCCTGCTGCCCCTGGATACCCAGCACTCGGCGGTGCTGCAGGATAGGCCCCACCTCCTGCTGGAGGGTATCCTCCAGGACCGGCGGGATAGGAGTACTGACCGGCTGGCGGATAAACAGACTCCTGACCTGTTGGCTGAAGCAAAAACAGGATGTTTTTATGTCTGTTAATGGGACGTTAGAATAAAAATGCTCAAGCTACCAAAATGTCCACATACACACATAATAACGTGATCACACTTAGCacttgaagcagcagcagaattcAGGAAGCCTGGATGTGTGCCCCTGGCTGGGCTTTCTCATGCATCTCCCTTGTTGAAATAACCCTTATACAGAATCAGAGTGCGCTGCACagggaaggcacctctggaggccTCTGACCCCATCCCCtttcaaagcagggccaacttttAGAGttagatgaggttgctcagggccttgtcaaGTTTTGAACTTCAAGTCTCCGAGGACAGcaactccacagcctctctggttCCAGCGTTCAACCGCTCTTatcatgaaaaacattttcttgaatcAAATTacaatttcccttgctgcaacctGTGTTACCTGCTGCCCTTTCACATTGCACCTCTGAGAAACATCTGGCTCCAACTCCTGTTACCCCTTCTTAGGTAGTGCAAGACTGAACAGAtctctccttagccttctcttctccaggctagcAGCCCTccctggactcactccagtttgCCCACATCTCTATTGTACTGgggtccaaaactggacacagcgaGCACAGAGGAGTAGTCActtcccttgacttgctggcttCACTCTTGCTAAAGCCCGATGTGTCGTTGGGCTTCGTCCCCAGGAGAGTGCACCACTGATTCATGTTCAACTTGTTAACCACAAGGACCAAGGCCCCTCATCGGAAAGCTGCTACTCTTATGTCTCTTAACTAAGAGGTGAGCTCACAGTTCAGGCTTGCTTTCATTAGTAGTCTGTCTCCTGTTTTTATAAGACTCTTAAGAGCGTAATATCTTTCAAACTTCTGCCTCTCACGCATTTGGCTGAACACAGCCAGTATTTTCAAAAGTTACAAGGCAAAAACTGGcagaattctttattttctttggaaaccaGCTTATAAAGCATGGACATTCAAAGACTAAATCTGGACCACTGAGTCAGATTTAATGGCCATTACaggttttaaacaaaaagaatttaACAAGTCGGACATCCAAATACCTTCATTTTGCAATGTGTGAGACTTTATTAATTAAGTCATGAAGGTTGACATTAGCATTGATGCACATTAAAAACATTTACGTGAAAGGCCAGGATCTCTGAGGGAGAACTTTGTAGGTTAAAAGCCATATACTTGATCTTGAAACCCACTTATTTAAAATCAGGTTCATAACCAAGCGTAACATATGGGTTCATTGTTATTCATTTACTGGGAACAATCCTTACCCACTAGCTTTGCAAAGATTGCCCAAACATTTGGTACAGTCTGCACTCATTCTTGAGgacaaaaaacacaaataaacagcaaaacagtAAAGTTTAGCTCAAACACTGTCTTCAGGTTTGGTTGCCCCAAGTTTTCTACCTCCAGACTGCTGTGCCGATACTACAGCAAGATCCTTTTCCCTAACGGGACATTCCAACCCTTCTTGACTCGGTTTCAGCCAGGCTCAACAAAAAGGTTTTAATGGAATGTAGGTTCACAAATCTAAAATTAGGATTCCCCAAAGCCCTGCTCAGCCGCCCATCactattacagaagaaaaactctttCCTTTCATACTGTTTTCTGCACTGGTTATCACTTTGGGCATaagccagaagaagaaaaatattttgggagTAAACAAACACTACTAATGAGACTAGAAAAATGTATAATGGTTGTTCTAGAATATGAAGGGTCTTTTAAATTCATTAAAGCTGACAATATTTTAGATattagttaaaacaaacaaacatgattTTTCAGATGTACTTAAAAATATCAACCACAATAGATTACAGCTACACTCATGAGCATTCAGCAGAACCTTGATGGGAAACAAGAAATCCCGGAATTAAGTCTGGTTTCTAACATGCTTGTCTCTAGTTTCACTGACTTTAGCATTTCAGAGTGAGCATATTCTGAATGATGCTCTTATCCAAAGTTGGGGCATATTTTCAGATCATTTCTCCAATGTCCCTCCCTTGGTACACTGTAGTGAGGAAACTCACACTACAGTTTTTCCCTTTGAGCACTTACAGATCTCCATCTCCTGCCACATATTTcatgaaaactggaaaaacttAGTATTTCAGACTcctgtctctgtgtcacatttggGCGATCTTGGCAAACAAGCTCAGAAGTTAGCGGAAGGTTATGGACAGACTGCACAACTGCACAACTTTTGCTTCTGTAAGACACCAGACTATAGAAATCTATTTATTAAGTGAAGATTTACTGAGTGAAGATTAGAAATGGAAGTGTTCTGCTACTGCTTCCACTTCCTGGCACAAGAGACGCACTCTGGGAAGAACTCCAAATCCTTCTCTCAGGAATCTGCACCTCAGCACAGTAAAGCTGATACAGGAGGGGCTAATAGGAACAGATGCTGTGAAACAACTGTTGTTAGTAACCATTATTTGCGAAAAAATAAAGCATCAGAGGCCTTAAGGTGGGTATGAAgctacagagaaaaacagaaaactaataCAGAACTTAGTAAAGGTTCTTTCTGGGTAGCCCAGAAGGTGCTTCTCCAGAACTCCCTGCTCACTGTCCAGGCCTTTTCTCCACTAGCCACATGACTAGTCACTGCAACACCAAGCAGTCTCTCATCAGTCACTTTCTAAACTATGACTCTTCTAAACAGAAAGAAAGCTGTATCTGAAATTGTGAAGCAAAATAATTGGAGAGCTCATTGCATGTATTTATTGTTTTTAGCTATTTTAGTGGGATCCAAACTGAGCTCCATGCTTAAGTCTAGTTCAGCCCTATGTAAAACACAAACCATGTACAATTCCCACAGTTATAGTATGTTCAGTGCCATGCTAATTAAAAGTACGCACTTGCATCTAGCTTTGAAAAACAATGCAGATGTATCAACAACACTGCAGTACCAGCCACAAACTGATATATTCCAGCCTTCCGTTAAGTTTCACTGGAATTTTTAGCACCATCAGTCATGAGCTGAGGGTGGAACTGAGTCCTGCAGTGGAAGGactggggggcacagggggcgCCAAAGGCAGGACATTGTCCTGCAACTTCAGTCTGCTTGGTGTTGTATGGAAGTTGGTGTACTTGAGTAAAGCTGTTGAGCATTGCAGGTTCTTCCTGAAGGCAATGGCCACTCTGGTTTGTTCAGCACCTCTATAAATGCTGGTGCAGGGATGCGCAGGATATTAGAAAAGGAACCGAACTGGAACTCCAAGCTCCTCCAAGCTTTGGCAGAGAGAGAGTCAAAGATTACCTCTGATCCCATACCTAAAGACCCTTGTATTTATGTAAAGActgcaaattcttaaaaatatttatttactgagATAGCTATATATATAAGAACTCACAagaccaacaaacaaaaaaagccaaacaaataaCCTTTCTGGAACAAtaggcaacattaaaaaaaaaaatcttaaaattccTTCTTGGAATTCTTATGAGACAGAGAATCAAATCACATCCTTTGGCAACTTTGGAAGTGCTCAGGTGTTTTTATTTACCAATGTTTATTTCTCAACTGTAAAGTCATCCTCAGGGACGTGGGGATGAAAACAGAGACCATAATCTACAGAAAGTACCTTGTGTGAACTGACAGCTAGTATTTACACAAACACAGCATAGTAAGCATAGCTATATTTGCAGAATATAAATATATTGGGAATGCAATGTATTTAAGAACCATACTTACAGGATAACCAGGGAAAGCAGGATAGCCTGAAGGGGGATAACCTGGGTATGACATTctggaaaagaaagatattttcacTGGAATGGTACTGCATATGAATTTGCAGAGTTGTTTGCTTGCTAGTTACCTGTTATACCACTTGAATAATATGTTTAGTATGTTCAGTAGTGCTCAGGAGTACTTGTCAGCTATTAAACCCacaaaaactttccttttttcatataCATGACAAGCAAGCCTGCAAGTAGCAGCATTCAGAGGGGAAGTATCATCAATTTTGCTATTAACTGCCATCCTTACTTGGGGTCAGATAAATACCCTCAGTATGATAAGAGGCTTGAACCTCCACAAAGAATTCTGAAATACGGGGTTACAGACCTTGAAGTGCTGAAAGAGCCGGGGGGGAGGAGGCAAGTCCTATGCCAGAACAGAAACAGGAGAGTTAGGCTAGAAAAAGGCCCCACTTCTGCCCTGCATCAAGCCCTTATCTCCTCTCACCTGCACGCCCTCCTTCACAGGAATAGTTCCTAGAAGAGTAGCATCCTACCTGTCCCATGTAAAAAGGTAATTTgacagaaatgtgtttttaactGCATTTGGCTATATTTATGAACTAGATGCATGCACTGCTAAACAGTGAACAATGATTAGAAAGATCAAATAATGTGATTAAACTAAAAAGTAGAATAATGCTTACATTGTGCAATCTGCAAGGAAGCTCAGGGCTGTGACAGAATGGCTACCTGAGAAAGCCCCGTGTCAGAATGAGATTACTTGGAGCTTAGAAATCAGCCAGCAAAGTACAATTTTTCTGattaaaacaaaccaaccaaaaattAGACTGGCTGTTACAAGTATGTCAGCAGAACAGGTTTATTTACCATATCTTAAGTGCATGCTCAAGCATGGGAGGGCCAGGGTGATTCAGCAACCATATTTCAATTACTTTGACCTTTGAGTCACTTTCAGAATTCCACATTCATCTGACTGCTATAAAACATAAGAAATGACTCAGTAATGAACACAGAACCTCCCGCAGAATTAAACTGCGCCAGACATGGGAAGTGCACCATGGAAAGGGTGtgcaaaaatctgaattttaatcCAAAGTGGGTATTTAAAGATAAGAAAACATTATAGATAGCAGTTTATTAACTAAATGCATTTAAAGCTATTAGCATAACGGAAACTTGCACAAAAGGCATGTAAGAAATGGGAGGAAAAGTTCAGGCAAAA
This window contains:
- the ANXA7 gene encoding annexin A7 isoform X1; this translates as MSYPGYPPSGYPAFPGYPPTGQESVYPPAGQYSYPAGPGGYPPAGGGAYPAAPPSAGYPGAAGYPAPGGYPAPGGYPGAPQAGGMPPYPGAPTGPGFGAPPAGPGFGGYPQPPAQSYGGGGPAQIPGYPGGQAPSPMPGPPAAMVQHTQGTIQAAPNFDAGRDAEILRKAMKGFGTDEQAIIDVVANRSNDQRQKIKASFKTMYGKDLIKDLKSELSGNVEELILALFMPTTYYDAWSLRHAMKGAGTQERVLIEILCTRTNQEIRDIVNCYKSEFGRDLEHDIRADTSGHFERLLISMCQGNRDENQTVDYQKAQEDAQRLYQAGEGKLGTDESCFNMVLASRSFPQLKATVEAYSKIANRDLLSSIDREFSGNVERGLKAILQCALNRPAFFAERLYHSMKGAGTDDSTLIRIVVTRSEIDLVQIKQMFTQMYQKTLAAMIASDTSGDYRRLLLAIVGQ